TTCGACGACCGCGCCGCCGAGCCCGCCGGCCGGCTCCTTGCGGTGCAGGACGGTGACCGGGAAGGGGCAGTCCTGCGCCGCCTCGTGGATCACGTCGGGCGTGTCGTCCGTGGAGTCGTCGACGAAGACGACCTCGCAGGGCAGCCGGGCCGGCACCGATGCGGTGATCTGGTGCAGCAGCTCGCTGATGTTCGCGGACTCGTTGAAGGTCGGTACGACGATGGTGACGGCGCCGGGTTCGGGAAGCTCGGCCGCGTGTGCGACCGGGTCGCCCAGCTCGTCGGGGACGGTGGACTCGTGGCTCATCGGGAGCCTCCCGCACTCTGGATCTGCCGGATCTCGATCCGGTCGGCGCCCTTGCCGAAGGTGGCGACCGGCGTCGAGTGCTCGATCGCGGCCTTGACGTTGGGCAGGTCGACCGCGTCGCGCCGTACGGTCGGGGAGGCGACGACATAGTCGAGGTCGCGCCAGCCGCGCGGCATCGTCCTGCTCAACGCGGGGTCGAGGTCCGCCTTGTAGAACCAGATGACGCCGAGCCCGGGCTCGTAGCCGTGGTGGACGAGGTCGAGCCACAGCGCGTCGTCGACCAGGACCCGCGTGTCCTGCGGGTCCTTCACCTCGGTCTTCAGCCAGGAAGAGGCCGCCCGGTAGGGGGCGTTGGCGTCGGTGGTCATGGCGGTGCGGTCGCCGTCGTACCAGCGCGGCACGACATAGGCGCCGGCGGCCACCACGAGTACGGCCGCCAGCCCGCGGCGCCCCCAGGTGACGTACGTCTTCTCCTCCTCGCCGCGCCACCTGCGCAGCACCGCGTGCACGACGCTCGCGGTGCCTCCGGCTAGGACGAGCGCGAGGAACGGCAGGGCCTGGATGACGTACATCGCGGGCAGGTAGCCGCTCGGGCGCAGGGCCACCAGGGCGAGGATCGCCACGGTGAGCGCGGGTCCGGCCAGGGCGCGCGCGGTCATCGACCAGCGCCAGGTGACCAGGAGCAGCAGGGCGCCCGCGAGGCCGCCGAGGGGCAGCACGCGGTCGTAGTACAGCCAGGACTGGAGGACGCCGTACGAGCCGGTGCCCTGGTCGAGGATGAACCCGGAGCCGGGGCGGCTCATCTGGTACTTGATGCCGTCCCAGAGCGAGACATGTCCCGAGCCCGGGAGCATCTCGCCCTTGAGCAGGGCGAAGAGCGGGTACGCGAGGCCGATCAGCGCGCAGGCGGTGACGGCTCCGGTGAGCGCGAACTTGCGGGTGTCGCGGTGGCTGTGCCGCCACATGGTGACGAACAGCGCGGGCAGGACAACGAGCATCGTCTCCTTGGTGAGCACGGCGGCGGCGGCCGCGATGCCCGCCCCGAAGTGGTGCCAGAGGTGGCGGCTCGGGGACGCGGCCAGGCAGAACGCGAGCAGCGTCCACATCACCGCGATGTTGTCGAGGAAGATCTCGCGCTGGAGCACGACCGACAGCGGGGAGAGCCCGAAGAGCACCATCGCGAGCCCGGCCGCCCACCGCGGCAGCGAGAGACGGCGCGCGAGGACGTACACGAGGACCGCGCTGACGGCGCTGATCACCAGCATCGCGGCGCGCATCGCGCCGACGGTCATCAGCTCCGGGCTGAGCTGGGCCGGGATCCAGGTCAGGACGGCTATCTGGATCCAGCCGAGCGGCGGGTGGTCGTACCAGTACGTGTAGTGGGCCAGGCCCCTGCCCTCCTGGACGGCCCAGGCCTGGGCGAGGTAGGTGCCCTCGTCGTCGCTGAGGGCCGGGTAGGCGGCGATGTTCCAGCCCTGGACGACGATGATCGCCGCGAGGAGCACTGCGCACAGGATCAGATCGGAGCGGGAGCTGCGAAAACCCAGGACCGGATGGGCGTTGGGGACGATTTTGGGCGCACGAGGCCGCTGCGCGGGGACCGTGGGTGTGGTCGCCGCGTCAAGAGTGGAGGTCACGCAGGAACGTCCTCTCGGATCACTTCGGTGAGATGCGCGCCGACATGACTGGTCAACTCCCAGTCGGTGCGGCCCCGTTGCTCGCGCCAGACGGCGCGCACGGCGGCGCCCGCAAGGAGCACCTGGTAGAAGGGACCGCCCACGATGAGCTTCAGATAGTGGACGAAGCGGACGCGCAGCCCGTACTGCTTGCCGAAGTCGTGGAGTCCGACGACCTCGAAGACGAAGGTGACGAACGCCGTGACGGCCGGCAGGAAGGTGATGAAGGCGATGCCGACCGGTACGTCGAGGAAGAACGCGATCGCCGCGTTCAGCGGGATGATGACGCCGGTGAAGGCCTGCATGAACGGCGTCATGAGGGTGTAGCGGGCGAGCAACCGCTGGCCGAAGCCCGGGAGTTGCCTCCAGTCCTTCTTCCGGTACACCTGGAGGAAGCCCTGGTTCCAGCGGGTGCGCTGCTTCAGCAGCGACATCAGCGAGCCCGGGGTCTCCTCCTTGGTCACCATGTCGGAGTCGTAGGCGACGACGACCTTCTTGCCCACGCTGGAGAGCCTGACGCCCAGGTCGCAGTCTTCCGCGAGGCAGTCGGGGTCCCAGCCGTCGGCTTCCTTGAGTACGTCCGTCCGTACGAAGACGGTGTTGCCGCCGAGCGGAATGAACCCCTTCTGCGCGTGCAGATGGAGCCGGGAGCGGAACCAGAAGAAGTACTCCAGGCAGTTGCGCAGGCTGTACCAGCTGGAGTGGAAGTTGATGAGCTGCACGCCGCCCTGGACGACGTCCGCGCCCGTCGTGCGGAACGCGTGATCCACGTGGGCGAGCAGCTCCGGGTGGACCTGGTCCTCGGCGTCGAAGACTCCGACGACGTCGCCGCGGCAGTGCGGCAGCGCCGTGTTCATGGCCTTCGGCTTGTTCTTCTTGTCGTGGTGGTCGACGACGACGCGGACGCGCGCGTCGCGCTCCGCGGCACCGCGCGCCACGTCGGTGGTCTCCGGATCGTCGTGCCCGACGATCACGATGATCTCGAAGTCGGTGTGACTGGATTCCAGCAGCCGCTGGATCGTGTGGTCGAGCACGGTCTGCTCGTGCCGCGCGGGCAGCAGCAGCGAGAAGGACAGACTCTCACCGCCGTCCGGACTGCTGAACCGGGTGGAGGCGAGCACTTCGGGCGTACGCCACGCGTGCATCTGCCACCACAGTGTGAAGGCTGCCATCCAGAAGAGCGCCAGAGAAACGGCAGCAATGAAGACAGACGTGACCAACAGATCCCCCCAGATCCCCAAAACCCCTGTCGCGACAGGGGGTCACTGTGAGTCTCAGTGAGTCACACCTGTCGCGCCGCCGTGCAGACACTAAGGGGGAACTGTGAAGCCTATGAGTTATTCAGATAAATAGAGTGTTTCGGCACTCTGGGTTGAAGAAAGGGATGTATCGGTTTACGCCGGAGGTTTCTGGTCCACGGGTGACGGTTTCAGACGGCGTTCACGCTGCCCACCGCGTCCTTGAGGCGCTGGACATCGGATGTCGGGGCGTCACACGTGAAGTTGCGGCACACGTACGCGGTCGGCTGATCGTCGGCCAGAGGCCGGCCGGAAAGCAGCGGCAGCTCGTCACTCCCGGGCGTGCCCACGGCGACGACGGCTCCCGGGGCGGTGCTCAGCAGGGCGGTGCGGTGCAGGGCCCGGGTGGCCGGATCGCCGGCCGGGCCCACGACCGCGATCTCGCGCGGCCCGTCGAGCAGCGCCTCGGCCACCGCCAGCCCCCACCCGATGAAGCGGGGCGCACGCGGACCGAGCGCCTTCACCACGCCCAACGCCCGCTCGGCGGCGGCGCGATGGGGCTCGGCGCCGGTCTGCGCCGCGTACGACAGCAGCGCACCGGCCGCCGCGCTCCACCCGGACGGCGTGGCGTTGTCGGTCGGATCCTGCGGACGGCGGATGAGCCGCTCGGCATCGGCCGCCGTGTCGTACAGCGCACCGGACTCGGCGTCCGCGAACTGGACGATCACGTGGTCGAGCAGGAACCCGGCGAATTCGAGCCAGACCCCTTCCCCGGTGACGGACGCGAGCGCGAGGAAGCCTTCGGCGACATCCGCGTAGTCCTCCAGTACACCCGCGTTCGCGCCGACGTGGCCGTCCTTGCTGGTACGGGACAACCGCGCGCGATCGTCCATGTGCAGACGTACGAGGAGGTCGGCGGCGCCGATCGCGGCGTCCACGAGGTCGGGCCGGTCGAAGTAGGCGCCGGTCTCCGCGAGGGCGGCGATGGCGAGCCCGTTCCAGGCGGCGACCACCTTGTCGTCGCGGCCGGGGGCGGGGCGTCCGGCGCGTGCGGCGAGGAGCCGCTCGCGGATGGAGGCGATCTTCTCGGCGTCGAAGACGCCGTCGCGCTGAGGGAGTTGCAGGACCGACTGCCCGTGCTCGAAGGTGCCCTCCTCGGTCACCCCGAAGTAGTGGGCGGCGAGTTCGGCGTCGTCGCCGAGGACGTCATGCAGCTGCCGCGGGGTCCACACGTAGTACGCGCCCTCGACATGCCGCCCGCTCCCGTCGTCACTGTCGGCGTCGAGCGCGGAGGCGAACCCGCCCTCCTCGGTGCGGAGTTCGCGCGCCAGGAAGTCGGCGGTCTCGAGGGCGACGCGGCGGGCGAGCTCGGACCCGGTGGCCCGCCAGAGG
This genomic interval from Streptomyces dengpaensis contains the following:
- a CDS encoding ArnT family glycosyltransferase, coding for MTSTLDAATTPTVPAQRPRAPKIVPNAHPVLGFRSSRSDLILCAVLLAAIIVVQGWNIAAYPALSDDEGTYLAQAWAVQEGRGLAHYTYWYDHPPLGWIQIAVLTWIPAQLSPELMTVGAMRAAMLVISAVSAVLVYVLARRLSLPRWAAGLAMVLFGLSPLSVVLQREIFLDNIAVMWTLLAFCLAASPSRHLWHHFGAGIAAAAAVLTKETMLVVLPALFVTMWRHSHRDTRKFALTGAVTACALIGLAYPLFALLKGEMLPGSGHVSLWDGIKYQMSRPGSGFILDQGTGSYGVLQSWLYYDRVLPLGGLAGALLLLVTWRWSMTARALAGPALTVAILALVALRPSGYLPAMYVIQALPFLALVLAGGTASVVHAVLRRWRGEEEKTYVTWGRRGLAAVLVVAAGAYVVPRWYDGDRTAMTTDANAPYRAASSWLKTEVKDPQDTRVLVDDALWLDLVHHGYEPGLGVIWFYKADLDPALSRTMPRGWRDLDYVVASPTVRRDAVDLPNVKAAIEHSTPVATFGKGADRIEIRQIQSAGGSR
- a CDS encoding glycosyltransferase; amino-acid sequence: MVTSVFIAAVSLALFWMAAFTLWWQMHAWRTPEVLASTRFSSPDGGESLSFSLLLPARHEQTVLDHTIQRLLESSHTDFEIIVIVGHDDPETTDVARGAAERDARVRVVVDHHDKKNKPKAMNTALPHCRGDVVGVFDAEDQVHPELLAHVDHAFRTTGADVVQGGVQLINFHSSWYSLRNCLEYFFWFRSRLHLHAQKGFIPLGGNTVFVRTDVLKEADGWDPDCLAEDCDLGVRLSSVGKKVVVAYDSDMVTKEETPGSLMSLLKQRTRWNQGFLQVYRKKDWRQLPGFGQRLLARYTLMTPFMQAFTGVIIPLNAAIAFFLDVPVGIAFITFLPAVTAFVTFVFEVVGLHDFGKQYGLRVRFVHYLKLIVGGPFYQVLLAGAAVRAVWREQRGRTDWELTSHVGAHLTEVIREDVPA
- a CDS encoding thioredoxin domain-containing protein, which codes for MPNRLAHETSPYLLQHADNPVDWWPWSAEAFDEARKSDKPVLLSVGYSSCHWCHVMAHESFEGEATAAYMNDHFVSIKVDREERPDVDAVYMEAVQAATGQGGWPMTVFLTPDAEPFYFGTYFPPEPRHGMPSFLQVLEGVHNAWTDRRDEVTDVAGKITRDLAGRELGVGDSQAPGEEELARALLGLTREYDATRGGFGGAPKFPPSMVLEFLLRHHARTGSEGALQMAADTCERMARGGIYDQLGGGFARYSVDREWVVPHFEKMLYDNALLCRVFAHLWRATGSELARRVALETADFLARELRTEEGGFASALDADSDDGSGRHVEGAYYVWTPRQLHDVLGDDAELAAHYFGVTEEGTFEHGQSVLQLPQRDGVFDAEKIASIRERLLAARAGRPAPGRDDKVVAAWNGLAIAALAETGAYFDRPDLVDAAIGAADLLVRLHMDDRARLSRTSKDGHVGANAGVLEDYADVAEGFLALASVTGEGVWLEFAGFLLDHVIVQFADAESGALYDTAADAERLIRRPQDPTDNATPSGWSAAAGALLSYAAQTGAEPHRAAAERALGVVKALGPRAPRFIGWGLAVAEALLDGPREIAVVGPAGDPATRALHRTALLSTAPGAVVAVGTPGSDELPLLSGRPLADDQPTAYVCRNFTCDAPTSDVQRLKDAVGSVNAV